GTCGGGCTATGGCAAGTCGTACCTGAAGCTCGATAACGCCATGCTCCGCGAAGATTCGGTCAAGGACATCGGCGGCCTGCTCGATTGGATTGCCGCGCAGCCTGACTTGGACAAGGATCGCGTGGCGGTGATGGGGGGCTCGTACGGCGGGTTTATGACGCTGGCCAGTCTGGTCCGCTTTGGCGATCGGTTCCGCGCCGGGATCGACGTGGTGGGCATCGCCAATTTCATCACCTTTTTGGAACAAACCAGTCCCTACCGTCAAGACCTGCGCCGCGCCGAGTACGGCGACGAGCGACAATCGGAAACGCGTGAGTTCTTCACCCGGGTCAGCCCGGCGCTGAACGCCGACAAGATCAAGAGCGCGCTGCTGGTGATTCACGGGCGGAACGATCCGCGCGTGCCGTTCGCCGAGGCCCAGCAAATTGCCGACCGCGTTCGCGGCACGGGGCGCACGGTCTGGACCGTGTACGCCGACAACGAAGGGCATGGCTTCGCCAAACGCGACAACCGCGACTATCAAACGGCCGTGGAAGTGCTGTTTTTGCAGCAGAATCTGTTGCCGGCCAAGTAATCGACACCGCTGTTGAGATCGAAGCTCGATAAGTGTTGAGACCGGTTCTCGCGCCGCGAAATCATTCGGCGCTGGCCCCTGGACTTGGGCCGCCTGGGGGCCATAGAATCGTCGGCGCAGTTTACCTTTGAAACTATTCTTGGCAAACGCCAGGCTTCACCACTACCGCGGAGACATCATGCAAGGGAATCAACAAGTCATCGACGCTTTGAACGGCGCGCTGACCATCGAACTGACCGCCATCAACCAGTACTACATCCAAGGCAAGATGTGCATCAACTGGGGATTGGTGAAGCTCGGCAAGAAACATGTCTCGGAATCGATCGGCGAAATGAGGCACGCCGACAAGATCATCGACCGCATTCTGTTCCTGGAAGGGGTGCCCGAGATCGCTCGTTACGACGTGATCCGCGCCGGCACCAACGTCAAGGATCAATTCGAGGCTGACTTGGCGCTCGAGACGCGCGGCGTCAAAGCGTACAACGAACTGGCGAATTTATGTGCGCAAGTCAAAGATCATGCTACGCGCGATATGGTCGATACGATCCTGACCGAGTCGGAAGAGCACGTCGACTGGCTCGAGACCCAGTTGGGCCTGATCGACCAAGTGGGAATGCAGAACTATTTGCAATCGCAGATGGGCGAGCACGACCTGGAAGGGCACTAAGCCGCTCGCTTAGTGGAGATAACACCAGGCGAAATAGAGTTCAAAGGGTTTTTTCACCGCAAAGACGCAAAGATCGCAAAGGAAAGACGGGAAAATATCTCGCAGCGGACGCAGGGGATCGCGGAGTCGGGAATACAAATTCCGTTCTTTGCGCAACTCAGCGACCTCTGCGATTCAATTCTTTGTCTTCTTTGCGTCCTTCGCGTCTTTGCGGTGAATGCTTTTTGGCATCTGTCGACGGCGTCAATCCGCATTACTTTTTCTTGAACGCCGTTTCGAGCCACTCGTACGCCTGTTCCCTGACCGGGTCGACAAAGTCGTGCGGGGCGTCGGGGTATTCGACCACCAACCGACTCTTGGCCCCCAATAGCTCGTACACCGGTTCGACGCTGGCGATCACTTTGCGCACGCCGGCCACATCGAAGTTGCTGTCGTGCAGCGGCGCGTTGACGAACAGCGCGCGCGGCGCGATCGCCGCCAGCACTTCGTGAAAGTCGAACGGCATCCGGGCCGGATCCAATTCGAACTTGTCGCGGATTGCCGGCATATAGCGGTCGCTGGTCCAGCCGGCCAGCTTGCCGCCGTAATAGTCCGGGAACGCCGTGAACCCACAACTGGTAATCACCGCTCGTAGCCGCAGGTCGAACACCGCGGTGAACAGCGCGTTGTGTCCGCCCAGCGAATGTCCGACCGCGCCGATCTTGTTGACGTCGACTTCCGGTAAGGTTTCCAGCAAGTCGATCGCGCGAACATTGTTCCAAATGGCTTTCATCGAGCCGCTGTAATACTTGCCCGACCCGTTCTTGAAGTCGTAGTTGTACTCGCCGAAGGATGGATAGTCGGGCGCAAGGCAAACGTAGCCCCGCTCGGCCAGGTGCGCGGCATATTGCACCGCCGGCCGCTCGGCCAGTCCCGCGGCGCTGTCCTTGCCCCGCTTGTTCGTCTGGTGCAAACAGAGCATTGCCGCGGCAGGCTTCTTCAGGTCTTTGGGAATCAACAGCCAGGCCGGTACGCGATCTCCTGGCTCGGCGGCATAGGTCAGCTTGATGCGCCGG
Above is a genomic segment from Planctomycetota bacterium containing:
- the bfr gene encoding bacterioferritin translates to MQGNQQVIDALNGALTIELTAINQYYIQGKMCINWGLVKLGKKHVSESIGEMRHADKIIDRILFLEGVPEIARYDVIRAGTNVKDQFEADLALETRGVKAYNELANLCAQVKDHATRDMVDTILTESEEHVDWLETQLGLIDQVGMQNYLQSQMGEHDLEGH